From Nocardioides daedukensis, the proteins below share one genomic window:
- the dapF gene encoding diaminopimelate epimerase produces MSEYDFVKGHGTENDFVLVPDANGKHELTAAQVARLCDRRAGIGADGVIRVVRTDATDDPAAVAARGEARWFMDYRNSDGSLSEMCGNGIRVFALYLATHSTIDPREPLKVATRAGIRTVTFAVSDEIEGGIAITVDMGTPTFGPESKVGVGERTWPSVNVGMGNPHAVVFVDELEQAGDLLTAPTHDEQVYPHGVNVEFVSRVGERHVAMRVHERGSGETRSCGTGACAAMVATALVDGAERGTPYRVDVPGGTLFIEWTEDDRILMTGPARIVAEGMTTL; encoded by the coding sequence GTGAGTGAATATGACTTCGTCAAGGGCCACGGGACAGAGAACGACTTCGTCCTGGTCCCCGACGCAAACGGAAAGCACGAGCTGACCGCAGCGCAGGTCGCCCGGCTGTGCGACCGTCGCGCCGGCATCGGCGCCGATGGCGTGATCCGAGTGGTGCGCACCGACGCCACCGACGATCCCGCGGCGGTCGCGGCCCGCGGTGAGGCCCGCTGGTTCATGGACTACCGCAACTCCGACGGCTCACTCTCGGAGATGTGCGGCAACGGCATCCGCGTCTTCGCGCTCTATCTCGCCACGCACTCGACCATCGACCCGCGCGAGCCGCTCAAGGTGGCCACCCGCGCCGGGATCAGGACCGTCACCTTCGCCGTCTCCGACGAGATCGAGGGCGGCATCGCGATCACCGTCGACATGGGCACCCCGACGTTCGGCCCGGAGTCGAAGGTCGGCGTCGGTGAGCGCACCTGGCCGAGCGTCAACGTCGGCATGGGCAACCCCCACGCGGTCGTCTTCGTCGACGAGCTCGAGCAGGCGGGCGACCTCCTCACCGCCCCGACCCACGACGAGCAGGTCTATCCGCACGGCGTCAACGTCGAGTTCGTCAGCCGGGTCGGCGAGCGGCACGTGGCGATGCGCGTGCACGAGCGCGGTTCGGGCGAGACCCGCTCGTGCGGCACGGGTGCCTGCGCAGCGATGGTTGCCACAGCGTTGGTGGACGGGGCCGAACGCGGTACGCCGTACCGCGTCGACGTCCCCGGCGGGACGCTGTTCATCGAGTGGACCGAGGACGACCGGATCCTGATGACCGGCCCGGCGCGGATCGTTGCCGAGGGCATGACCACTCTCTGA
- a CDS encoding MSMEG_1061 family FMN-dependent PPOX-type flavoprotein encodes MTGRLHAITDEVALVELIGEPLPRVRDKARHELHDLDVDWLRASPFCVMATADEHGRCDASPKGDPPGELVHVLDRTTIAIAERPGNRRADGYKNLLRNPHVGLNFFIPGRGDTLRINGRATLVSDADFFDDLVVKGKRPLLAVVVEIDELFHHCSKAFLRSKLWDPTTWDPEGVVPRRASVAKQLDVPEKSQEELDAYYGSDYGKQLY; translated from the coding sequence GTGACAGGGCGATTGCATGCGATCACCGACGAGGTGGCCCTGGTCGAGCTGATCGGCGAGCCCTTGCCGAGGGTGCGGGACAAGGCACGCCATGAGCTGCACGACCTCGACGTCGACTGGCTGCGAGCCTCGCCGTTCTGCGTGATGGCGACCGCTGACGAGCACGGGCGCTGCGACGCCTCACCCAAGGGAGACCCGCCCGGGGAGCTGGTCCACGTGCTCGACCGGACCACGATCGCGATCGCGGAGCGACCCGGGAACCGCCGGGCCGACGGCTACAAGAACCTGCTCCGCAACCCACACGTCGGGCTGAACTTCTTCATCCCCGGTCGCGGCGACACCCTGCGGATCAATGGGCGGGCCACGCTGGTCAGTGACGCCGACTTCTTCGATGACCTGGTCGTCAAGGGCAAGCGGCCGCTGCTCGCCGTGGTCGTTGAGATCGACGAGCTGTTCCACCACTGCTCGAAGGCATTCCTGCGCTCGAAGCTGTGGGACCCGACGACCTGGGACCCCGAGGGCGTCGTACCGCGGCGCGCGTCGGTGGCCAAGCAGCTGGACGTGCCCGAGAAGTCGCAGGAGGAGCTCGACGCCTACTACGGGTCCGACTACGGCAAGCAGCTCTACTGA
- a CDS encoding dihydrofolate reductase family protein — translation MATHYYTASSLDGFIATEDNSLEWLFRQDIDLDGPMAYPAFGAKKGALAMGSTTYEWIVAQENGKWDYTSPTWVFTHRQLPDKTGGGEVTFTQADVREVHAQMAEAAQGKDIWIVGGGDLVGQFHDAGLLDEVWVQFAPVTLGSGSPLLPRAIDLELIEVARNRDFMCGRYAVVR, via the coding sequence ATGGCGACCCACTACTACACCGCGTCGAGCCTCGACGGCTTCATTGCCACCGAGGACAACTCACTCGAGTGGTTGTTCCGCCAGGACATCGACCTGGACGGGCCGATGGCCTATCCGGCGTTCGGTGCGAAGAAGGGCGCGTTGGCGATGGGCTCCACGACCTATGAGTGGATCGTCGCCCAGGAGAACGGGAAGTGGGACTACACCAGCCCGACCTGGGTCTTCACGCACCGCCAGCTGCCAGACAAGACCGGTGGTGGAGAGGTCACCTTCACCCAGGCCGACGTACGCGAGGTGCACGCGCAGATGGCCGAGGCCGCGCAGGGCAAGGACATCTGGATCGTTGGCGGCGGTGACCTGGTCGGGCAGTTCCACGACGCCGGCCTGCTGGACGAGGTCTGGGTGCAGTTCGCGCCGGTCACCCTCGGCTCCGGATCGCCGCTGCTTCCCCGGGCGATCGACCTGGAGCTGATCGAGGTCGCCCGGAACCGGGACTTCATGTGCGGGCGATATGCGGTCGTCCGGTGA